A stretch of Anas acuta chromosome 3, bAnaAcu1.1, whole genome shotgun sequence DNA encodes these proteins:
- the CRLS1 gene encoding cardiolipin synthase (CMP-forming): MLAAAWLGRGLWGLLRTAGRRRPGDGGGGGGGTGGGGGGGGARSLGSPPGAGGRRHGGAAGGFCLMGGGGLGQPPRLLRHRQRPPPPPPLPPPPFPAAAAALWSRLGHPRAGSGGPAPQEPCRERSAAGRCAELYENPWTIPNILSMARMGLAPVLGYLIVEENFNVALGVFVLAGVTDLLDGFIARNWANQKSALGSALDPLADKILISVLYVSLTCANLIPVSLTSMIILRDVALIAAVFYVRYKTLSPPRTLSRYFNPCYATAQLKPTFISKMNTAVQLLLVAASLAAPVFNYVDSIYLQTLWCITAFTTVTSAYSYYHYGRKTVQVINNK, from the exons ATGCTGGCCGCCGCTTGGCTCGgcagggggctctgggggctccTCCGCACCGCGGGGAGGAGGCGACCGGgagacggcggcggcggcggcggtggcaccggtggtggaggtggaggcggAGGGGCCAGGTCTTTAGGGAGCccgcccggggctggggggcggcgCCATGGTGGTGCCGCCGGCGGGTTCTGCCTCATGGGGGGGGGCGGCCTGGGGCAGCCCCCGCGGCTCCTCCGCCACCGCcagcggccgccgccgccgccgcctctccccccgccgcccttccccgccgctgccgccgccctCTGGAGCCGGCTCGGCCACCCCAGGGCCGGCAGCGGGGGCCCCGCGCCGCAGGAGCCGTGCCGGGAGAGGAGCGCGGCGGGGCGCTGCGCTGAGCTG TATGAAAACCCATGGACGATCCCAAACATACTGTCAATGGCGAGGATGGGTCTGGCGCCAGTCTTGGGCTATTTGATTGTTGAAGAAAATTTCAATGTTGCACTCGGTGTCTTCGTTTTGGCTGGCGTAACAGATTTG TTGGATGGATTTATTGCACGAAATTGGGCTAATCAGAAATCAGCCTTGGGAAGTGCTCTTGATCCTCTGGCAGATAAAATTCTCATCAGCGTGCTCTACGTAAGCCTAACTTGTGCAAATCTTATCCCAG TTTCACTGACTTCCATGATCATTCTGAGGGATGTAGCACTCATCGCTGCTGTTTTTTACGTGCGATACAAAACTCTCTCTCCACCG AGAACACTCAGCAGGTATTTTAATCCCTGTTATGCTACAGCCCAACTAAAACCAACATTCATTAGCAAG ATGAATACAGCTGTTCAGCTACTTCTGGTGGCAGCGTCTTTAGCAGCTCCTGTTTTCAATTATGTGGACAGCATCTACCTGCAGACATTATG GTGCATCACAGCGTTCACGACGGTAACATCTGCGTACAGCTATTACCACTACGGCCGAAAAACGGTTCAGGTGATAAATAACAAATGA